TTTCGTTCTTGCCCTTCTATTctattgaatgaaataaaaataatctgaCAGCACATGTGGCTACTGGTACAGCACAATTCTTAAAGAACAAGCTAAAGGTTGTATGATGAcgctagaaggtagtgttgcagaaaatttgTAATCAcacacaaaacagaaaacccaCCGCATCCCACTCATTTAAGAGTACCCTGTTCCACGAGAGAAAATTGATTCAAGAATATAGGGGTTAGCTCGAAAGCCTCACGGTTCCCCTATCCTCTGGGctccaaaaataataaagcttCATTTAATTTTGCCTTCTGGCAGGTTCTAAGCTTGCTGTGAGCTAGTCAAACtcgcaaagaaattaacatgACGATCAGAATTCTCCTCTTCCATGTTTTCTGCTAGCTGATGGTTGATCTACATCCAATTTGGTTAACAAGGAAAGCGCCCAGGGTTCACTCAGTCTTTCACTTGAAGCGGTTAAATATAACATTtatcaacaatttttatttcttgcacCTAAACAGAAACAAGACACCGATCTGGTACGGAATAATAGCACTTTTTCGttcaatttacaaaaatcatgtatttaaatagtcaaaatatctttttccttcttacaGTTGGTGCACCATAGCCCTCGGCGCAGCTTATTTTGGTGTGTAGGTATCTCTGATGATCGACGGTTAAGTGTTTGGGTATCTCTCACGGTTGACggttaatttttaagaataaacgTTCTTCATAAAACGTTAAAATATCTTTACAAAATTTGAGTAAACCAATTTTcggcaaaaatttgttttcagcaaaattccCGAAGAAAAGTGTATTACCCTTTACCCGCCgacaaatcagaagaaaatatAACAAGATAACAGCTCAAAGAACATTTGAGTTGAGTCCGACTTTGATTTCTTCagatttgttgtttgttgtattCAAGTGTCTATTTGCCGGATAAAGCTTTTGAGGTAacttgaaaaccttttttctttttttttatcttttttttcataactattGGTCAGCAGCACGGTTAACGGTAACAATGTTACATTTATGACGATTTACCACATTGAGACCGTCATGAGGCGGGGGCgaaagttattttatttcagaagaGCAAGCATTCTTTTGACACAGAGAGAACGAGCATCTAAGTAATAAGACTCGTTATTGTTATTTGGAAAATACAAGGATACTTTACGGTGATGCAAATCCCTTAAAAAATTCCAGTGGAAGACATATGAAATGATATGACAGTCGAGTCAGATACATGGTTTCGCTTTCGTACGGGAATGTCTTTCATTTCCTCACTGAAAAGTCACACTCTGCTGTAACACGAgcgaaaagagaaaacatgtaACTTAGCAGActctttgtaaaaataaaagtcgAGGTACCATGCCTCCTATTAAGGAGCTTTCATACTCAGTAGAAAGCCCCGGACTAAGGCAAAGGTAAACTTGAAGAGTTATCAGCGACAgttcacaatttcttttgtcGTGACGCTTCTATTTGCTTCAGAAAGCGAAATATCTCTCCctacttgtaattgtttcttttgcgCCTCTCTCAACGACATAGAATCTCACGcactaaaaataaagaaaatttgaaccagcCGACACATTTATCTGTCCATTTCAGTTTTCTATGTCAGTTTCCGatatcagaaagaaaatgatggcGTGCGTGAATAAACCATTGACAGCCGGCATAAGTTTGCCAATAGTTAAAATCGTATTTTTGTCATGATCAAACTTAAAAATCTGACACAATCTTTAACCGGAAGTCCACAACCAAAGCTGTAGAGCAAATTTGATCTCATCGAAAACAgcgaaaatacaaacagtactgAAACGATGGATTTTCTCAAGGAATCACTTGCACCAAGAACCTTCAGCAAAATTAGCTATGCCTTAGTTTTAATTTGGTTCGTGATCAGTGTAATTTTCTTTGGCATTTTTGCCGAAGTGGAAAATACCGAATCCAGGTACGATTTCCGTTGCGGTGGCACCAAGAGTGAAAACATCGACCTTATCCGTGGGGAATGTTTCGAAAAATACCAGAAGCAATACAACAAGTACGGTGTTCCTGTCTATGGCTTCGTGATCATCAATTTCCTCCTTATTGCAATTGTATGTGTTATCTACTCCCAAATAGTGAAAAACGCAGTCGATCATTTGTCGTCGAGCAGTCGTAACAGTGATCCAGAGAGCGGACAGTCGCGCGACCAAGAAAACCCAACAGGACAAACAACAAATTGCGGACACAAGCTTTTCATAGCTTACTGTTGTCAACTATCTACGAGACTTGTTCTAGGAGTTCTCTTCATATTGCTGCAAACTCAGTTGCTTTATCCTTTAAAGTTTTCCTCCACGTTTGAATGTTACTTGAACTCTGGAACCAATCAGCCGAGGAATTCATCGAACGCCGCCCCAAACAGTACTTTACACAAATGTCACAATCAACGAGCGATAAAGAAAACCTTTTGGATGAACGCTGTCCTTGCAGTGAATGGAATTTTTGACGCTGGCATTCTGATTGAAATCGTCTACATTTTGACACAGGCAtggataaaaaggaaatttatgcAAGACTCAGACTTTCTAAAAACCTATCTAAATGCTAACCATGACAAGTCGCATAATGTTCTTAAACAGCCAGAGGGAACGAGCGGACATGATAAGCCTCAACAGCTTCAACCATTCACAGAACGAACGAAGAAAATCATCAAAGAAGACACCCAATGCCTCTACGAACTCCAATCACCGTTTCGACGTCCTCCAGGCGCAGAAACAGAAGCCACAGATTTGACTttggatcagatttacacaaaccTTGTGATCATTCCCAACAGGGTTACGTACAACTTTACTACAGACAGACAAGAACAACTCAAAGTTTATCCAAGGTCGCGCGACGAAGAATCACATTCGAAAGGCCTGGAAGACCTcctaaatgataaaaataaaaaggtattGATCGTCGGTCGCCCCGGAATCGGCAAAACATTATGTTGCATCAAACTTCTCAGAGACTGGGCATTTGAGAAAGTCAAATCCCAAATCCAATTTGATGCTGCTTTCTTCGTAAAGTTCAGAAGATTCAACTCGGCAGACGACCTTAGCCTTAGGGAACTACTCACTCGGTCAGAACATTCCACCTCAGATCACCTGGATGATGAGGTCTGGAATTACATCCTGCAGCACCCTAAAGGTGTCCTCATACTTTTTGACGGATTTGACGAATTCAAAGATAACGCAAACATGGCCGTGGCGCCTTCTCATCCCGGAAACATTAAAGACAAGATGCCGCTACAAATCCTTTATCAGTGGCTTGTGACCGGGAAACTTCTTGAAGATGCTTCAATTGTAACGACTACTAGACCTACGGCTTTGACCGGTATCGCACATCTTAATttcgacaaaacttttgaaatcttAGGGTTTTCAACCGAGCAAATTCAAGAGTATATCAACAAATTCGCCGGAGTTGACAATCAAGTAGGCGAAACACTATGGCGACACATCAGCAGCAACATGAACTTACTTTCGCTCTGTTATGTCCCTGTGAACAGCTTCATCGTATGCTCAAGTCTGTCACAAATATTGCAGTTCGAAAGTTCCGCTAGTGTTACCCTCCCTTCCAAATTAACCACGATATACAAGATTGCAGtgaaagtattttatttcaaacacacGAAAGAATTCCGCGATAAACATTTTACCCGCGAAGACTTTCTATCAGATGATTTGCCCTCGGCTATGGAGGGGGAATTCGAGAAACTAGGAAAAGTGGCGTTTGAAGGaatcaaagaaggaaaactGATCCTTGGAGGAAACGAAGTACGCGAAATGAAAGACAGCGCCCTTTTTCACCGCTTACCCGACCGTGAAAATGCCGCGTTAAAAGATGAGaaacaattctgtttcattcaccTAACAATGCAAGAATTTTTAGCAGCGCGGCACCTGACAAACAACATGACAGAAAGAGAATTAAGGAACTTTGTTTCAGAAAACATCGAGAAcggcaaatggcagctggtttttcagtttctggcGGGACTAATGGAGGAGAAAAACCACCTACCAAGCGAAATCATCACTGACCTTCTTCCTGTgcaaactgaagagaaaaaaaacgaagccgAAGAAAGCGAAGACAAAATGGTGACCTGCTGGCCGACTAAAGACGAAAAGGATTTAGCAGTGACATTGCTTAAATGTAGTTACGAAAGTAATACGATGGAGTCGATAGTTCAgagaaaactacaacaaattaactttaattgtgtaaattttattgattgtcACCTCACAGCTGTTGGTTGCCCTTCCGTAGTAAATATAATtaagaatgttcaacaaatttcacatttagatttgAGTTTCAATAACATTGGTCCATTAGGTTCTTTTGagatttgtaaattgttaaacTATAGGGAATTTCAACTGAGCTCGTTAAACCTCACAAGAAATCAACTGACAGAtgaagcagcaaagtatttggctgaagccatcaacagcaacaacagtcagctacgcacgttaaacctctcaaaAAATAATATCTCAACAATCGGAGCACGGCACTTGGCTGAAGCTatcaacaacaactgtcagctacgcacgttaaacctctcacacaataacatctcacacattggaacacggcacttggctgaagctatcaacaacaacaactgtcagctacgcacatTATACCTCAGCGCAAGTAACATCTCAGACTTTGGAGCACGgtacttggctgacgccattaATAACAAcagtcagctacgcacgttaaacctctcagaaaataacatctctgagattggagcacagcacttggctaaagccatcaacaacaaaaactgtcAGCTATGCACGTTAAGTCTCTGGTTAAAtgacatctcagacattggagcacggcacttggctgacgccatcaacaacaactactgtcagctacacacgttagaccTCTCAGACAAtcacatctcacacattggagcacaacacttggctgaagccatcaacaacaacaactgtcagctacacacgttagacctcacatacaataacatctcagacattggagcacaacaCTTGGCggacgccatcaacaacaacaacaactgtcagctacgcacatTAGACCTCtcacacaataacatctcaAACATTGGAGCACAACACTTGGCggacgccatcaacaacaacaactgtcagctacgcacatTAGACCTCtcacacaataacatctcaaacattggagcacagcacttggctgacgccatccacaacaacaactgtcagctacgcacatTAAACCTCtcacacaataacatctcaAACATTGGAGCACAACACTTGGCggacgccatcaacaacaacaactgtcagctacacacgttaaacctctcacacaataacatctcaaacattggagcacagcacttggctgacgccatccacaacaacaactgtcagctacgcacgaTAAACCTCTCAAACAATCAACACATAACAAATGCAGGTAAGCAAAAGGCACGTAAATTACTTGGCGATAGTCGGTGTACGCTTATTCTTTAGGCCTCAGCAATtccaattaaaaactaaaaagaaattatttgaacgACTTACTATTCAAAATAACTGCGAGGTGACCGGCTCAGTGACAATTACAACCCAAAAAGCTAAACGTGAATGAAGGCAAATTAAATCTGTGAAGTGCTCAGAGCAGCGAGACTATTTGAaccggatcgaaatgaagaaaacaaaccaatgaacatgtttattgagaacaaaggatgTCAAACTTTTTATAAACGAACCAATAatattgaagtaaaaacacaaagcttcctgcagagaaaacaaacaaacctcggacctctcaggaaactttGTCATTTTATGAATGGTTACTCTCGATCCTAAATTATCTCCATGCTTGTGTCTGTTTTGATCGCGTGTGTCTTTCTCTAGGAATAGTTTCCTGTAGTGTTTATTGATGTTAATGTAGTGCAGATTGTAGGATACAACACATTTGTTTTAGTGCTCGATTTTTCTTCTGATCGAAGCGATCCGATTCAAGTAGTTTAAAATTTACTGCCATTGAAATCCTACCGGAACTGTACGTAAACTCGTGGCGCTTCGTAGAAAAGTTCTTTTGGTAGGTTAGTGATGTGAGATTTATGTCATACTAGttcgaaaatttttttggggaGTTTCTGCAGTTGATGtaaatattaatatatttttgtatatatttaAGGCCTGTTTCTCAAATAATGTAATAATATGTCAATAAGTTGCTGTGCAAAATCAGAGGATGAAGCATCAGACTTATAGacagttaaaattttcacttaCAAGTATTTGTAAATGGAGCCTGAACTCCCAAATTTATTAGTGTAGAATAAATGTTGTAAATGGATTTATACTTTGTGTTGTGATCTATTTATCCTCTATGATTAGTCACCAATTGAAAGCAATGGGGAGGGAGTAAGGGGAGGGTGTAGCCTTCTGAAAATCACTTCTAAAACCTCACTTCACTGCCACATAATCATGACAACATAGTAAAAAAAAGTGGCCCGGGAAATATACCTCTTGAgacttctttccatttcttttaacacttttaaTCTCCATTCCTTTGCAATTTCTTTATacttaaaaatcattttgaaaatttccacaaTTTTGGAAGAAACCACAACTCTAGATACAAAGTGAAACCCATCTGAAAAACCAGGTAATTAGAATTCCAGAGTccaaacaaacaactttattcaataaacctttcaattgaattgaaataaatgttacagAGTGACTGTGTGACTGTGtacttaaaaattttgcttcaGGACATCACTTTACCCCCACAAATATTAACCTTTTCAGTCCATGAAATGATcaataagtaatttctcctcacaatcaAACACACCTTGAGTATACTTGTTTGATtaaatgccaaattctctgagctaaaattaaaagaaatgtatgtGAGACTGAGGATAATTAATGTTTATGTCAAAACGGTTAAAGAGTTAGCTGAAAACAATCTGAAAACCTTTTTACTGCCACcaatcaagaaaaacaatttgtcaCTCTAGAAGTAGGAAAGTAAAAAGTAATCAATGAGTTACTCATGGATATTGCAAGGAACTGAATTTCACAGTTTTCAGAGGCACTCTGTTAAAAGTAACTTTGTGTATCAATTGGCTCGATTTTCTCTCCACAACAAGCAGACAAGGCATAGTTAGGGTAACATTAAGTTATGCACTCAATCTTTATTCTATTGTAGTCATTAAATGTGGAAGAGTGTTCTTCATTGTCGGCCTCTTGAGGTGATGGTTATTGTATGGAGCACAAAAGGAATGGCTCTGCAGGGATTGGTCTTCAAGAAGTTACAATTAACAGCCATCCACAAGTGTGACATCAGCTGTGAAAGAGAAATCAGTTGCCCGATTTATAATTATGTGATTGGTGAGAAgtcttgaacttgaacttgaacttgaacttgtaCTTAGTCCAAGTTCTATTTAGAAGGAGAATCAATTGCTAATGATAGCACTATCCTGTCATATCTATTTTATAGACAGAAAGGCAGACATATGCCAGACATTTGTGCATATCAGTGAGATACTGTGGCAGGCAATTCAAGCAT
This region of Pocillopora verrucosa isolate sample1 chromosome 3, ASM3666991v2, whole genome shotgun sequence genomic DNA includes:
- the LOC136279847 gene encoding nucleotide-binding oligomerization domain-containing protein 1-like, which encodes MDFLKESLAPRTFSKISYALVLIWFVISVIFFGIFAEVENTESRYDFRCGGTKSENIDLIRGECFEKYQKQYNKYGVPVYGFVIINFLLIAIVCVIYSQIVKNAVDHLSSSSRNSDPESGQSRDQENPTGQTTNCGHKLFIAYCCQLSTRLVLGVLFILLQTQLLYPLKFSSTFECYLNSGTNQPRNSSNAAPNSTLHKCHNQRAIKKTFWMNAVLAVNGIFDAGILIEIVYILTQAWIKRKFMQDSDFLKTYLNANHDKSHNVLKQPEGTSGHDKPQQLQPFTERTKKIIKEDTQCLYELQSPFRRPPGAETEATDLTLDQIYTNLVIIPNRVTYNFTTDRQEQLKVYPRSRDEESHSKGLEDLLNDKNKKVLIVGRPGIGKTLCCIKLLRDWAFEKVKSQIQFDAAFFVKFRRFNSADDLSLRELLTRSEHSTSDHLDDEVWNYILQHPKGVLILFDGFDEFKDNANMAVAPSHPGNIKDKMPLQILYQWLVTGKLLEDASIVTTTRPTALTGIAHLNFDKTFEILGFSTEQIQEYINKFAGVDNQVGETLWRHISSNMNLLSLCYVPVNSFIVCSSLSQILQFESSASVTLPSKLTTIYKIAVKVFYFKHTKEFRDKHFTREDFLSDDLPSAMEGEFEKLGKVAFEGIKEGKLILGGNEVREMKDSALFHRLPDRENAALKDEKQFCFIHLTMQEFLAARHLTNNMTERELRNFVSENIENGKWQLVFQFLAGLMEEKNHLPSEIITDLLPVQTEEKKNEAEESEDKMVTCWPTKDEKDLAVTLLKCSYESNTMESIVQRKLQQINFNCVNFIDCHLTAVGCPSVVNIIKNVQQISHLDLSFNNIGPLGSFEICKLLNYREFQLSSLNLTRNQLTDEAAKYLAEAINSNNSQLRTLNLSKNNISTIGARHLAEAINNNCQLRTLNLSHNNISHIGAQHLAEAINNNNCQLHTLDLTYNNISDIGAQHLADAINNNNNCQLRTLDLSHNNISNIGAQHLADAINNNNCQLRTLDLSHNNISNIGAQHLADAIHNNNCQLRTLNLSHNNISNIGAQHLADAINNNNCQLHTLNLSHNNISNIGAQHLADAIHNNNCQLRTINLSNNQHITNAGKQKARKLLGDSRCTLIL